A segment of the Bacteriovorax sp. PP10 genome:
CTGTTATTAATAATTGGATGATTAGCAGGCATTACAGTTGGTAAACCAGTTTTTTGTAGTAGTTCCCGCGCTCTTCGTAGTCACGGAAAAAGTCAGAAGCTGGGTTCCCTGGAGAAAGAAGAATAACATCTCCCGTTCTCGATTTTTGGTAAGCAAATAAAACTGACTCTTCAAACGATCCAACGATGTAAGTCTGGTTGTGATCTCCAAGAGCTCTGTTTAACCTTTCTTTACACTCTCCAACTAAAACAAGAACTCTTGCGTTTGCAATCATCTCTTTAGCGAATGGGTCGAAGTTCAGGTCTTCATTGTCTTTACCACCAGCAATTAAAATTACTGGTTCTTTGAATGATTTTAAACTTTGTAGCATTTCTGGCATCGTTTCAGCTTTTGAATCGTTGTAGAAACACACACCGTTTTTCTCCATGATGAATTCCATACGATTAGGAATCCCTGGGAATTTTTCGATACATGTCTGGATAGCAGCATCACTAACGTCTAGTGCTTTACATGCAGTCACAGCGGCCATTAAGTTTTCACGGTTAACTTGCCCAACGATTCTCATTTTAGAAACTTTGAATTCTGAGTGGAAGTTAATGTTTGAGTGAATTCTTCTATCGTGGAAATGCGTTCCTTGAATTTCATTCATCACTCCAAGAGTTACGAATGATCTTCTTGAGTACCAGAATACCTGGCAGTTCGCGTTTCTAATTTGGTTATTGTTAGCAAGTGTATCGTAGTTAGCGATCAGCATATCATCCGGAGATAATTTCTTTGTAATTGAAAGTTTAGTTTCAATGTATTCACTAACTGAAGCGAAGTTTGCTTTAGAGAAGTTCTCACCGATGTTAGGGATAACAACCATTTTAGGATGGAAGTCTTGAAGAGATTTCATTTGAATTGCTGATACTTCAACAACTACGTAATCAATCTCTGCCATATTTGGAAGAAGGCAGTATTCGATGAATGGCATCTCACTTGTTCCACCAACGAAAACATTTTTTCCGTCAACTTTAAGAGTGTATCCAATCATTGCTGCAATTGTTGTACGACCGAAAGATCCACAAACTGCGACTACTGGTTTTTTACAAAGTTTGTAAGCAAGAGCGAAGTCAGAGTAAACTTCTTTACCTGCTTTACGTGCTAATTCTAACTGAGGAAGAAGTGGATTTACTGCTGCTGAGTAAACGATAACGTCTGCATCCAGGAAGTCTTCGTCTTTGTGTTCGCCGAAAGTCATCTCTAATGCTGGTTCAATCTTTTTAATCTTTTTTACAGACTTATTTAAATCGAAGATGGGCTTAATATCAGTGACACGAATTTCACACTCAAGCTTCGTGAAGAAGTTAATTAGCGAGAAACCAGTTTTACCAATACCAACGATAAGAACTTTCTTACCTTTAAATCTTTCCATTTCCATTCACAATACTCCGTCGTTTTGTAACGACGTTATCTTGTTTTTAACGTCGTTAGTGCAAGGATGGCCAAGCACACACTGATGATCCAGAAACGAACAGTGACTTTCGTTTCAGGCCAGCCTAGTTTTTCAAAGTGATGGTGGATAGGTGCCATTTTAAAAACGCGTACTCCGCGAGTTTTGAATGAAGCCACTTGGATGATTACTGATAATGCTTCAATCACGAAAATCCCGCCGATAACGACAAAAAGAAATTCAGACTTAGCAAGCACGGCAATCGTACCCAATGTTCCCCCTAAAGAAAGGGATCCAACATCGCCCATAAAAATTTGAGCTGGATACGAGTTATACCACAAAAAGCCAATTCCTGCACCTATAATAGCCGCAGTTAAGACAGTCAACTCTCCCATACCTTCGAAGTATGGCAGGTAAAGATATTGAGAAAATTCTTTGTGACCAGTGATGTAAGTGATCAAACCCATCGTTGCTGCACTCACCATGATCGGGCCGATTGCTAAGCCATCAAGACCATCTGTTAGGTTAACTGCGTTACTAAATCCGACAATAACGATTGAACCAAATAGAATATACCAGTAACCAAGGTCAAGTATCGGGGCCTTAAGGAAAGGAATGAATACTTCTGTGTTGATAATATTTTGACTCACCATGAGATAAAGCGCTATTCCTGCTGTGATAAACTGCCAAGCAAGCTTACCTTTTGCCGAAACACCTTTTGTGTCTTTCTTTAAAACTTTCAGATAGTCGTCATAAAATCCAAGCAGGAAATATGAAAATGTTACGCCTAAAGTAATTTGCAGTGGCATCGAAAAAAAGTTCCCACAAATTAATGTCGTCACAAAAATTGAACCAAGCATGAATACACCGCCCATAGTCGGAGTACCCTTTTTCTTAAAGTGCGACTCTGGCCCGTCATCACGGATGATCTGACCAAACTGCTTTCTCTTCATAAAGTTGATAAAGAATTTTCCCCAGATAATCGACAACACCGTCGCAACTAGAAAGGCAACAACCGTTCTAAAAGTGATGTACCTAAAAAGGTTGAACATATGGTGGTGTGGGTAAAGTAAGTGGTAAAGCATCGGGACGCACCTTTTAAGTTTAAGAGTTTGAAATAATATTAATCTACTTTCATCAGCGTTTCTAGTTCTAATGAACGACTGGCCTTAATGAAAATGAATTTATATTTCTTCTTAATTTGAATCCATTCATCTCTGAACTCTTCTTTTGTTAAATAATTACTAGTGGGATTTGGATAACCTTCTTTATAAAACTCGCGGTATCTTCCAATGAAAGTCACGTTCTTAATTCCCAACTCTTTTACATGAGCTGCAATTTCTTTATGCATCGGAGCTGCGTGGTCTCCAAGTTCATTCATGTCGCCCAAAACAAAATAACAATCATCGAGAGAAACATTTTTGTTTTTCATGATCGTCACAAATGAATCCAGAGACACTCTCATCGAGCTTGGATTAGCATTATAAGCATCTAGGAAAATATTGTTTTCCCATTGAGATCTGTTCATTGATGGCTGTTGATAACTTGAGGCTGCTTCTTCAACTTTTTTAATCTTTTTCGGGAAGAGCTTCATCGCCAGGATGGCCGTTCCAGCTAAGTTTTTCAGGTTATGGTGCTCAAATATATTTTTATTGTTTATCAACACTGGAGTCTTACCCATGTTGAAAACTATTTCGCCGTTACTGATAGCTACTTTTACATCGCCATTTTTCTCACCGTAAGTCGTAAGACCTGGCGTTTTTTTCAATTTACTTAAGTAAACATCATCTCCGTTCACTACGAACATGCCTTTACCTTTAGAGTTTTTCACAACGCTATCGTAAAGAGTCCCTTTTTCCTTAAAGATGTTCTCCATACTTTTTAGGAATTCGATATGAGCTGCTCCAACATTGGTAATCATTCCATGTTGAGGTTTCGCGATGTCACACAGAACCTGGATTTCTCCGCTGTGATTCATCCCCATTTCGATAATGGCGACTTTATGTTTTTTATTCAGACGAAAAATCGTTAAAGGAACACCGATATGGTTATTTAAATTTCCTTTAGTCGCCAAAACCTTTCCAGGCAGAAGTTCATTCAAAAGGAAGTAGATCATTTCTTTATGAGTCGTTTTACCGTTTGACCCAGTAACCCCAATGACAATTCTCTCTTTATCCGCTTTTTTCCAGCCTTCCATGTGAAGTGTGGCCAGCTCTTGAATAAACAAGAGTGTATCAGTGACGGTAATAAAAATAGTCTTTGGATATAAAACAGAAAGAGATTCGCACAGTGCCGCTCTCTCATCTGTATGAGTGATCACGATCACTTTTGCATCTAGATTTAAAACGCCTTCAATGTAGTTGAAAGCATCAAAATTCTCACCAACTAAAGCGACAAAAGTTTCTCCGGCCTTAAAAGACCTTGAATCAGTGTTCACTTTTAGTTCAAACTCTTTTTTCTTATGATCGATCATACTATTGATCGTCTTAATTGATTTAAGCTTAGTAAGTAGTTTAGATGAAACCATAAATGTTATCCGTTTTTAAAATTTTGAACGATATTGAAATCACTAAAAGCGTGTTTCACACCTTTTATTTCCTGATACTCTTCGTGCCCCTTACCGGCAATCAGGACGATCTCTTTCTTTCTTTTCGAGTCTAGAGCGTAAATAATAGCTTTTTTTCTATCGATCACTGCTTCGTAACCTTTGCTGATTCCGTTGATGACATCCATAACAATATCTTCCGGTGCTTCATCTCTCGGGTTATCTGATGTGACGATAATTTTATCTGCAAAACTTGCAACCGCTTTACCCATCAATGGACGTTTTGTTTTGTCACGGTTTCCACCACAGCCAAAAACAACAGTTAATGAATATCCGGGGAATGCTTCTTTAATGGCCTTTCCAATATTTAAAAGTGCATCTGGTGTATGAGCGTAATCAATAATGGCCATCGAATCATTATCCAGTTCGATCACTGAAAAACGTCCCAATGGTGTTTTGATATTTTCTAATTTGATTGAAGATATATTATCGCTGCCCCATAGATCTTCGTTTAACTGCAATGCCAGCTCTACGTTACTTTGATTATATGGCGAGTGATAAAATAGAGGCTTTTCTTTATACTTTCTTTCTTCCAGAGTCTTAGCGATTTTTACCTTAGCACTTGGATGATTTTTTAAAATGTTCTTATAAAGATCTTTTTCAAAGAATGGCACTAGAAGAGATTTCCCTGGTTTTAGGTATTTCTTTTCAAGAATCATCTTAGCTTCAAAATACTCTTCCATTGAATTGTGATAATCCAGGTGATCCTGAGAAAAACTTGTCCAAGCTCCACCGTCTAACATAAGGCCATGAAGTCTATCTTGAACTAAAGAGTGCGAGCTCACTTCAATGAAACATACTTCGTATTTACTCTGATATTGAGAGATTAATTTTCGAAACTCTACAAAAGATGGTGTTGTTGATTCTAGGTCATCAATTAGCGTTCCTGCGGCATCATGAACACCGATTGTTCCAATAGAAATCGCCGGATGGCCAAGCATTGTGCTGATTTCCATCGCCAGGTTTACCGTTGTCGTTTTTCCGTTTGTTCCTGTTACACCAATGATTTTCATCGTGCCTTTATCAGGGAACATCATATCCAGTAGTCTTTTTTGAACAGCGAGGAACTTTTCAGCTGAAATAAAAATGCAATTTTCATTCTTAATGAATGCTTCTGCACCATGATTTAAAATAACGAGTCCCGGGTTTCTCCCCGTGATTCTCTTATTAAAATCATCAATGGATTTTCCATTGTTATAAACTTTGTAGAAAACAATATCTTCTGGTTTTGCCGTCTGAAGATTTGTCGTGATATTTGTAATATCCGTTCCAAACGAAGTAATAATATTTCTTGAAGCGATATCAGAATTAATTAAATCCAGTAGTGCTTTTTTGTTCATAATTCTATTCGTATGTTGGAGGTGTATATTCCAGTTTAACAACCGTATCTTCTGTCACAGGTGTTCCAGCGGCCGGAAATTGTGATGAAACAACTCCCATTCCTTTATGTAACATTTGAAGATTTAACTTAGTCCCAATATTTGAAGTCGTGATTTTATCCAGTCCCATCATGTTGGGAACAATTCCTGGAGTCAGTGATCTAGTCGATGACTCTTTCACTTGAACGATATCAATATTAGTTTTTACTTTTTTCAGATCGTAATCGTTGTCTTCATGTTCAGCAAGTCGGCTGATATCTTTGTTTTTATAAAGAATATACTCGGCAAGATTCTTAAACACAGGACCCGCGACAGCTCCTCCGTAATACCCACCAGTTTTTGGATTATCAATATAAACAACGATAACAAAACGGTTATCAACGTTTACCGGATAACCAACAAACCCTGCCACATAACCTTTGTATCCACCATTTCTATCAACTCTTTGAGCTGTTGCTGTTTTACCTGCAATTTGAAAGTGAGGGATTTGAGCTGCTTTACCTGTTCCTTTTTCAACTGCGGCCGTTAAAGCTTTCGTTAAATCATCAGTCGTTTTCTTAGAAAAAACTGTGTGTCTTTTTTGTAATTGGTTTTCATTTTCCGGCTCAAGCTCAGAAACGGTTACAACATTCGGGTCGCGCTTAATCAGTGTCGGACGAATATAAGTTCCACCGTTAGCGATAGCCGCGTAGGCCGCAAGCATCTGCACGCCTGTTACCGCAATTCCTTGTCCAAAACTAATGTTACTTAATGATAGAGGTGTAACGTTATCAGCTTCAGTGAAAATCCCGCGAGACTCTCCCGGAACTTCAATCCCAGTTTTATTTCCGAAGTTTAATTCTTTAATCGTTTGTTTAAAGCGAGGGAATTTTAAGTCAAAAGCAATTTTTGTTGTTCCAACGTTTGATGAAAAACGAAGAATATCTGCAACTGAAATCCATTCAAACTTCTCGTGAGTTTCAGCTTCTTTAATCCAGTGATTATCAACTCGCATTCTTCCTTGTTCAGCATAATAAGTTGATTCAAGTTTTGCGACTTTATTTTCTAGAGCTGATCCAACAGTGAAAGCTTTGAAAGTTGACCCCGGTTCAAACGGTTCAATGGCAAAACTTAACTTTCGATCTTCCGGGTTTGATCCTCTAACATCGTTTGGATCGAAACTAGGGTAGTTGGCAATTGCCAGAATTTCTCCCGTACTTGCATCAATAACACCGACTCCACCTTTATCAGCATTGTGTTTTAGCACAGCTTCTTTCAGGTATTTTTCGGCCATACTTTGAATATCTTTATCAATTGTAAGGTTGATGTCTTTTGCTTGGGCAGTCACACTTTGATGACTTTCAAATTTAATCGGACGACCTTTATTGTCGATCGTGTACTTAAGAGTTACCGGATTTCCTTTTAACTCTTTATCGAACATATACTCAAGGCCTGAAAGTCCTTTGTTATCTAACCCAACAAAGCCGATAACCTGAGACAGAAGTTCATGGTTCGGGTAAACGCGCTCAGGAGTTCCTTCGATGAAGATTCCTCTTAACTCTTTTACTTCTTCAACCTGATCTTTTGTCAGACGAAGCTTTCTCCCAAGCCAAGTAAAACGTTTTCTCTTTTTAATAGTAGAAACCATTTCTTTATATGAAAGCTCTGGGATAATTTTTGAAAGTTTTTTATAGATGTCGAGCTTGTAGTCAGCAGTTTTAGGAATGGCAAAGATGCTGTAGGTTTGAACGTTTAGAGCTAGAGGGTGTCCCATACGGTCGTAGATATTTCCACGTTTAGGATAAACGGTTACTTCTCTTAAAAACTGTGAATTTGCTCTGACAATAAGGTCGCTTGAATCAATCAATTGAACCTTAAAAGCTTTTCCTAAAACGAGAAGGAAAAACAAACAAAAACATGTGAAGACGAAAATAATTCTGTTTTTTTCTACTCTATTCATACCTTAATTTTCCAATTCCTATGGAATGACAATTATTTGGTCTTGTGTTGGCTGATCTAAGTGATGGGCCATTGCAAGCTTTCTTAACTTGTCTGCAGAAAGCATTCTTGCTTTCTTTGCTTTTAATTCTTTATTGTCCATGATGACTTTTTCGATTTCGCGATTTGTTTTTGAAATGGTGTAATCCATCTCAACATTTTTCATACGAAATAATACGAATAATATTGCGAGTGTCGTGAATGAAAGGAAAATAGGGAAGCCTTGTGAGCTAAAAATAATTTCTTTTATTTTTTTACCCAACTGAATTTTTTCAGAAGATTTTTTCGAGGCCATAATCACTCCTTGATTAAAATGCCATAAATCAGTACTTATATTTGTTCTTGTCTTTTTTTACTTCAATTCTTTCTAATATTCTTAGTTTAGCACTTCTTGACCTAGAATTGTGGGAAATTTCTTCTTCAGTTGGCAAAATCGGTTTTTTTGTTAAAACCTCAACCGGAAGCTCGGTTAATGCCATGCTATCCCTGAAAACATTTTTCACAATTCGATCTTCCAGAGAGTGAAAACTGATAATCGCAATTCGCCCATTCATTTTTAACAGAGGTATTAGTTGAGTAATTGTGTTGGATAAAACTTCAAGCTCGCGGTTTACTTCAAGTCTTAGCGCTTGAAATACCCGAGTAGAGGGGTTGGTTTTTCCATATCTATGTTCTTTTGGATAACAATGGAAAACTATATTTTCTAATTCTTTGGTCGTCTCGATTGATTTAACTTTTCTTTCTTCAACGATCTTCATCGCGATCTTTCTCGCGTTTTTTTCTTCGCCATACTCTTCGAAAATTCTTTTTAAATCTTTTTCATCATATGTGTTTACGATTTCAGCTGCTGTTAAAAATTCATCAGACTCATGATTCATTCTCATGTCTAACGGCCCGTCGAAACGAAATGAAAATCCTCTGGTTGCTTCATCAAAGTGATGAGATGAAACACCAAGGTCTAATAAAATTCCTTGAAAGCCACCTGCTTCAAAAACTTCAGGTGAGTGCTCGCGGATCATTTCTGCAAAGTGCACAAAGTTGGTATTAATAAGTTTAATACGTCCAAGCATGCCTTCACTTTCAATTCTCGCGTTTCCATTCTTTAGTGCATCCGGATCCTGATCAGTTGACCTGACATTGAATAGGGGATTTCTATAAAGAAATTCAAACGAGTGTCCACCACCACCAAAGGTTAAATCAGCATAATATGATTTAACATCAGTGGGAGCTTTCTCAGTTAATGTATCGATACATTCTTTCTTAAGTACCGTGTAGTGGCTTCCGTAACTCATTAGCGTAACAACACTTCAAGAATGTGTGTTTGTTCTTGAGATAATTTTTCAGGTTTCGACATAACGGCAAATGTATTTTCTTTTTTAACTTTGAATGGGTTCTTAGTTAGTTTTGGAATAAGCAGTTTTAAAACAGCGTGAGCTGAAGCATTGTTAGCTGCCATAACTTTCATAATCTCTTCAAGTGTACAGTGCTCTTCTTTCCAGCAATCATAATCAGTCACCATTGCGATTGTTGCATAGGCAATTCCAGCTTCTTTAGCAAGGTAGGCTTCTGGAACGTTTGTCATTCCGATTACACTTGCACCAAAACCTCTGTAAATATTTGATTCAGCTCTTGAAGAAAATTGTGGGCCTTCGATACAAATGTACGATCCACTTGCTCCGTGCTTAACACCAGCTTCCTTACATGTCTCTACCAACATTTTATGAAGATCTAAGTCAACTGGATTAGCAGTCGAAACGTGTCCAACAATTCCATTTCCAAAGAAAGTTCTTTCGCGCTTTCCTTTCGTCCAATCAATAAATTGATCAGGAATTACAAAACTCGCTGGAGGGAATTCTTCTTTAAGAGATCCAACAGCAGATACTGAAATAATATACTCAACACCAAGTTCTTTAAGAGCGAAAATATTCGCTTGGTAATTTACTTCTGATGGAGTGAAAGAGTGAGTCTTACCGTGACGAGGTATAAAGTAAAAAGAGTTACCATTTAAATTAGCTTCAATAATTTCCGAGCTTGGCGATCCGTATGGCGTTGTGACTTTGTGTTCTTTAGTAACTTCAATGCCTTCAATCTTATATACGCCGCTTCCACCAATGATCCCGATCTTAATTCCACTCATATGTACCTCTATCGTTTGACTATTAAAAAATTAATATGAGATGATCTTACACTGATAATTCCCTCGAGGAAATGCTAAATCAATGAACGCTATTAACGTCTTTTCAAAAAACTTTTCTCAATACCGCTCGCGCATTCAAAAGCGTAAAGATGTGCTGAGCTACGCCAAGCACACTAGTGCTGAAGAGATCGTGTTCAATTTACAAAAGCTTATCAAGCTTAAGGGCAAAAAAGACGTTCTTAAGACTGTCCTTTCAATCACTAATTCAAGCATCTGGTTAAGCCGTTCAGCTTTTACTGTTTTAAAGTCTTATTTCGATGTGAGCTCAATCGACGATCTCGACCTGCACACTGAAAAGGCCCAGGACATTATCGCTAACGTGATTAACAAAAGAACAGTCGATGCCACTGATCAGGAAATCTTCAAGACGGTCTATCATGAACTTGCTCATAGCCACTTAGTAGACGATTACAAAACATCTCTAAGAATGCCTCAAGTAAACGTGACTATCGTTTTAGTTTCTGGTGTCTTCAATGAAATCTTTTCTACACCTGCTTTTAAAAGAGGTGCTGAAACCCTTCTTGATAAATACAACATCAAACATATCGCACCGACAGTTGATGGAAAAAAAGGCGCACGTGAAAACTCACTGGCCCTGAAAAAACAAATCGAAGAGTATATGGAAATCAACCCGGATGAACGTCTGTGGTTTTTCTGCTTTTCAAAAGGTGGAATCGATACACTTCATTATTTAAGATCAAAAGGTGAGAAACTCTCACCAAATATTGTTGGTTTCTCTTTCATCGCCACTCCTATCATGGGAAGCGATCATATCAACAGTCGCTTGCTAAAAATCGCAAATGCTATTGGTAAAGTTCCTGAAGCTGTCTCTAAAAAAATGTTAGGAAAAGAAATAGATTTGATTGCTAGTGAACTTCAAAAATCACTGAACAAAAATTTCAGAGAAAGCTGGTTTAAAAGAAATCATAAACTCCTTCCTTCAAAACCTTTTTATACGGCCATTGCTTTTGAATCCAAATGGCAAGATAGTCATGTGTGGATGATGCTTACAAAAGCATTGTTTAGAAGCCAAAAATCGAATGATGGTATTGTTGATGTAGAAAATGCTCAGTTTCCTTTTTACTTCAAAGGATTCAACCTGGGAGTCCTTGAAGGGCATCACCTGGTGGGAAGCAGGTCGAGCTTTTATGATCAGGAAGCTTTAATGCAAGCTCACCTGATATTCCTCGACTATAAAAAATTACTCTAATCCACCTTTCAAATTCATCAGTACCAGCTTAGAAATCATCTTCAACGTATCAAACACTCCAGTTCCTTTCATCGCCACAGCTTCATACTCAGGAACGCCCCACTTATTTAAGGCATCGTGAAGATCTTTTACACTTGTAGCATTCGGAAGGTCGCGTTTGTTCCATTGCATGACTAGTGGAATTTTTGTGATGTCATAACCCTGATCAACAAGGTTTTTTTCAAGTGATTTAAGAGATTCAAGGTTAGCTTCCATACGCTCAACTTGTGAGTCAGCAACGAAGACAACGCCGTCCACGCCTCTTAGGATTAGTTTTCTTGAAGCTTCATAGAAGACTTGTCCTGGAACCGTGTAAAGGTGGAAACGGGTTTTAAAACCGCGGATTTCACCCAGGTCTAATGGAAGAAAATCAAAAAAGAGTGTGCGTTCATTTTCAGTGTTAAGTGAAATAATATTTCCCTTATTATCACCACTGGTTTTTTGATACACGTATTGAATGTTAGTCGTTTTCCCTCCGAGCCCTGGCCCGTAGTAGACGATCTTACAGTTAACTTCTTTGTTTACATAATTTACAAAAGACATGGCACTACCTTAATTTTTTATAAACGCAAATAATCGGTCCATTTCAGCATCGGAAATGTCGGCGAATAAGTAGTCGTTTTTATCAAATACATTATTTGTTAATTCTTGCTTAGCTTTGTGATCCTTCAATTCTTGATTTAAGAATTCCGCAAAGCTTGATGCCATCTCTCTCATTTTATTTTTAATAAAACCTGGATTCACTTCATCGTGATAAATCAGACCAAGATACAGCTCATCTATTTCTGTAGAAATAGGTACGATATAGATACCTTGAGAAGAGGTATCGAAACTTAATCGATATCCTTCTTTTGCTTCTTCTTTCGGGATGAATTCAGACAATGCTTTTGAGGCCTGCCATACACCACTTAAAAGAGCACCGATCGATGACTTTGAAAGTGAGTTCGCTAAATTGCTATTGTGATATAAAACCACACCATCAGATCTGATCATGAAAAAAGAGAAGCGGTTAATCTTCTCATCAATTTCGCATGACTCGAAAAAGGCCTGAACATATTTAGGAATTTTGCTCGAGTTATTAATCATCTTTATCCAATTATAAATGTCTGCGGTTTTCTAGCGCCTTAGTGATGGTAAGCGAGTCAACAAACTCCAAACTTCCTCCCATTGGAATTCCAAATCCAATGCGGTCTACACTAATCGATGCCGGCAGCATTTGTTTAATATAAGAACATGTTGCGTCTCCTTCAACCGAAGGATTCACTGCTAAAATAAGTTCTTCGATCTCTTCTTCACGAACTCGATCGATTAATCTATCCAGCTTAAGTTCATCAGGTCCAATTCCCATCAGTGGATTTAAGACACCAAATAGGATGTGGAATTTGCCTCTAAAGTTTCCACTGCGCTCGATGGCCAAACAGTCTGTGACTGATTCAACAATACAAAGAGTTTTAGAAGAGCTGCGGTTGTAGTCCATGCAAATCTTGCACAGTCTATCGTCACAGAACATTCCACACTTTTCACAGTGATTAAGATCCGCTAATCCTTTAATAGATTCTGCAAACGCAATCAGGTCTTCTTTATTCCATTTAGTCATAATGAGAGACTGACGAAGCGCCGTTTTCTCACCAACACCTGGAAGGCGAGAAAACTGCTTTACGGTCTTTAATAATTTTTCTGGCAATTCCATAGACTAGAACATTCCTGGGATGTTGATTCCACCAGTGATCTTCGACATTGCACCAGAAACCATATCTTGTGATTC
Coding sequences within it:
- the murD gene encoding UDP-N-acetylmuramoyl-L-alanine--D-glutamate ligase: MEMERFKGKKVLIVGIGKTGFSLINFFTKLECEIRVTDIKPIFDLNKSVKKIKKIEPALEMTFGEHKDEDFLDADVIVYSAAVNPLLPQLELARKAGKEVYSDFALAYKLCKKPVVAVCGSFGRTTIAAMIGYTLKVDGKNVFVGGTSEMPFIEYCLLPNMAEIDYVVVEVSAIQMKSLQDFHPKMVVIPNIGENFSKANFASVSEYIETKLSITKKLSPDDMLIANYDTLANNNQIRNANCQVFWYSRRSFVTLGVMNEIQGTHFHDRRIHSNINFHSEFKVSKMRIVGQVNRENLMAAVTACKALDVSDAAIQTCIEKFPGIPNRMEFIMEKNGVCFYNDSKAETMPEMLQSLKSFKEPVILIAGGKDNEDLNFDPFAKEMIANARVLVLVGECKERLNRALGDHNQTYIVGSFEESVLFAYQKSRTGDVILLSPGNPASDFFRDYEERGNYYKKLVYQL
- the mraY gene encoding phospho-N-acetylmuramoyl-pentapeptide-transferase; the protein is MLYHLLYPHHHMFNLFRYITFRTVVAFLVATVLSIIWGKFFINFMKRKQFGQIIRDDGPESHFKKKGTPTMGGVFMLGSIFVTTLICGNFFSMPLQITLGVTFSYFLLGFYDDYLKVLKKDTKGVSAKGKLAWQFITAGIALYLMVSQNIINTEVFIPFLKAPILDLGYWYILFGSIVIVGFSNAVNLTDGLDGLAIGPIMVSAATMGLITYITGHKEFSQYLYLPYFEGMGELTVLTAAIIGAGIGFLWYNSYPAQIFMGDVGSLSLGGTLGTIAVLAKSEFLFVVIGGIFVIEALSVIIQVASFKTRGVRVFKMAPIHHHFEKLGWPETKVTVRFWIISVCLAILALTTLKTR
- a CDS encoding UDP-N-acetylmuramoyl-tripeptide--D-alanyl-D-alanine ligase, which gives rise to MVSSKLLTKLKSIKTINSMIDHKKKEFELKVNTDSRSFKAGETFVALVGENFDAFNYIEGVLNLDAKVIVITHTDERAALCESLSVLYPKTIFITVTDTLLFIQELATLHMEGWKKADKERIVIGVTGSNGKTTHKEMIYFLLNELLPGKVLATKGNLNNHIGVPLTIFRLNKKHKVAIIEMGMNHSGEIQVLCDIAKPQHGMITNVGAAHIEFLKSMENIFKEKGTLYDSVVKNSKGKGMFVVNGDDVYLSKLKKTPGLTTYGEKNGDVKVAISNGEIVFNMGKTPVLINNKNIFEHHNLKNLAGTAILAMKLFPKKIKKVEEAASSYQQPSMNRSQWENNIFLDAYNANPSSMRVSLDSFVTIMKNKNVSLDDCYFVLGDMNELGDHAAPMHKEIAAHVKELGIKNVTFIGRYREFYKEGYPNPTSNYLTKEEFRDEWIQIKKKYKFIFIKASRSLELETLMKVD
- a CDS encoding Mur ligase family protein, which produces MNKKALLDLINSDIASRNIITSFGTDITNITTNLQTAKPEDIVFYKVYNNGKSIDDFNKRITGRNPGLVILNHGAEAFIKNENCIFISAEKFLAVQKRLLDMMFPDKGTMKIIGVTGTNGKTTTVNLAMEISTMLGHPAISIGTIGVHDAAGTLIDDLESTTPSFVEFRKLISQYQSKYEVCFIEVSSHSLVQDRLHGLMLDGGAWTSFSQDHLDYHNSMEEYFEAKMILEKKYLKPGKSLLVPFFEKDLYKNILKNHPSAKVKIAKTLEERKYKEKPLFYHSPYNQSNVELALQLNEDLWGSDNISSIKLENIKTPLGRFSVIELDNDSMAIIDYAHTPDALLNIGKAIKEAFPGYSLTVVFGCGGNRDKTKRPLMGKAVASFADKIIVTSDNPRDEAPEDIVMDVINGISKGYEAVIDRKKAIIYALDSKRKKEIVLIAGKGHEEYQEIKGVKHAFSDFNIVQNFKNG
- a CDS encoding penicillin-binding transpeptidase domain-containing protein, producing MNRVEKNRIIFVFTCFCLFFLLVLGKAFKVQLIDSSDLIVRANSQFLREVTVYPKRGNIYDRMGHPLALNVQTYSIFAIPKTADYKLDIYKKLSKIIPELSYKEMVSTIKKRKRFTWLGRKLRLTKDQVEEVKELRGIFIEGTPERVYPNHELLSQVIGFVGLDNKGLSGLEYMFDKELKGNPVTLKYTIDNKGRPIKFESHQSVTAQAKDINLTIDKDIQSMAEKYLKEAVLKHNADKGGVGVIDASTGEILAIANYPSFDPNDVRGSNPEDRKLSFAIEPFEPGSTFKAFTVGSALENKVAKLESTYYAEQGRMRVDNHWIKEAETHEKFEWISVADILRFSSNVGTTKIAFDLKFPRFKQTIKELNFGNKTGIEVPGESRGIFTEADNVTPLSLSNISFGQGIAVTGVQMLAAYAAIANGGTYIRPTLIKRDPNVVTVSELEPENENQLQKRHTVFSKKTTDDLTKALTAAVEKGTGKAAQIPHFQIAGKTATAQRVDRNGGYKGYVAGFVGYPVNVDNRFVIVVYIDNPKTGGYYGGAVAGPVFKNLAEYILYKNKDISRLAEHEDNDYDLKKVKTNIDIVQVKESSTRSLTPGIVPNMMGLDKITTSNIGTKLNLQMLHKGMGVVSSQFPAAGTPVTEDTVVKLEYTPPTYE
- the rsmH gene encoding 16S rRNA (cytosine(1402)-N(4))-methyltransferase RsmH, producing MSYGSHYTVLKKECIDTLTEKAPTDVKSYYADLTFGGGGHSFEFLYRNPLFNVRSTDQDPDALKNGNARIESEGMLGRIKLINTNFVHFAEMIREHSPEVFEAGGFQGILLDLGVSSHHFDEATRGFSFRFDGPLDMRMNHESDEFLTAAEIVNTYDEKDLKRIFEEYGEEKNARKIAMKIVEERKVKSIETTKELENIVFHCYPKEHRYGKTNPSTRVFQALRLEVNRELEVLSNTITQLIPLLKMNGRIAIISFHSLEDRIVKNVFRDSMALTELPVEVLTKKPILPTEEEISHNSRSRSAKLRILERIEVKKDKNKYKY